The genomic DNA CGCGAACTGGTTCGTGTTGCGCTTAGGGGTCGACCACCACATCGCCTGCCTGCAGCCAGGGATTCTCCGCCTCGCCTTCGACCAGGTCTTTCACGCGGATATGCGGCAGCCGGCGTTCACTGCCATCGGGCTGCTGACGCACGATCTCGATAACGGCAGGCACCCCCGTCCACTGTATGTTGTCCGCCGAGGCGATCAGTTGCAGCAGCGTCATGCCGTCCTCCGGCAGCACATAGGCACCGGGCCTGCCGACCGGTCCGGTGATATAGACGACCTGCCTCGCAGGCTCCGCGCCAGCCGCTGCTTCGAGTTGCCCATCAGCGTCGGCAGCGGCCAGTTGCAACTGCGCCTCGATCAACGCTTGCCGTGCCTGCTCTACGTCGTCCGGCGACGCCCGGCCCGCGTCCAGCAGTTGATGCACGCGATCCAGTTGCCGCTGGCGTAACGCCACCACGTTTCGCAGCAGATCGACACGTTGCGCGTCCGCATCGCCCGCCTCGGCCACCGGCTTGTCGCCCTCCCCGTCGCCAGCTTCTGGCTCGCTTGCCAGCCCGACCTGCCGGTCGATCAGTTCTTGCATCGTCATGCCCGTCTGCTCTGCGAGCCGACGATCGACCGCCTCAACATCGGTTTCCCAGTGGGCCGCATTGTCGTTGAATGCTACGCTGATGCCTGTGTCGTCGCTGTGCTCGGGTCGCTGGAAGACGGCAATCGTATCCTTGTCGAAATCCTGGACGAGGCTCGGCACGAGAATGTAGGACGCATTTCGCCGCAGCCAGTCGTGCTGACGTTGCTGCGGCCATTGGTCGAAGTCTGCAGGTAATTCCACCTGGCCCGTCGGAGAAAGGAGATAGTCGGCGGTGACGATCTGCCTTTCGTACAGTACAGCGACATCGTCGGGCAGAGGGCTGTCGCGATCATGCTGGCCCACCATTTCTATTCCTACCATCACCATAGCTTGGTGAATCCCGCGTGCCTGCGTGATGGACTGTTGGCGTCTGGTGATCGTGTTGGTTTGTGGCTGCTGCTTCCGCCACTCGTCGTCGTCAGCACGAACACGTTCGAGGAGCATTCGCTCGTCATCGGCTTGAGCGTCTGGATGCGTCAGCACGAGTTGATCGCCTTCCCAACGGGCGACCAGCCATGCGTCCTCGTCGTCGTTGAGGTAGATCTGCAGTTGCTCATCATCTTGGACGTATCGGCCGGTCGTTGAAACCTCGCCCGGTCGATCTTCCGCCACCACACGGCCATCGGCCCGAAACTCGATGACGAATGGTGACGTCCGGTCGGCCATGCGCCATCCGCCATGACCAGCGACCGCCATGTACATCCGCATTTACGTGAATCCAACGTCAGCCACGCCGATTTCGCTTCAGCGAATCGTTCCATATCTAGCGGTCAGCCCACCACTTGCCTGCGTCAGAGTTTCTGAACAGGGAGGGGTTACATCGCTGGATTGTCAGTCGTTCGCCAGTGCATTTTCAAAAAAAGCGACTGAGCGGTTGGCGCCCCATGCGTGTGGGCCTTGGAACAGGTCGAGTTCAAGACGGTCGGCCACCCCCGCCGCCTCGTAGATTTTCTGCACCTGTTCATAGCAGCTCATGGCCGACTCGATGCGGAAGCATTCGTCGTGGACGCCGATTTCGACCAGCAGCGGCCGCGGAGCGATGAGCCCGTGCAGATCCGGCACGTCGCAGAGGGCGTACAGCCCGGGCGTTAGTTGACTGCCGCAGGCGTTGACATCGCGCATCACGAAGTCGGCGAAACGGTCGCTGTAGCAGATGATGTCGGCTGCGGCGACACGTTCGTCGCAAAGCGCGATCCAGGTCGCCATC from Phycisphaerales bacterium AB-hyl4 includes the following:
- a CDS encoding SLBB domain-containing protein, with translation MRMYMAVAGHGGWRMADRTSPFVIEFRADGRVVAEDRPGEVSTTGRYVQDDEQLQIYLNDDEDAWLVARWEGDQLVLTHPDAQADDERMLLERVRADDDEWRKQQPQTNTITRRQQSITQARGIHQAMVMVGIEMVGQHDRDSPLPDDVAVLYERQIVTADYLLSPTGQVELPADFDQWPQQRQHDWLRRNASYILVPSLVQDFDKDTIAVFQRPEHSDDTGISVAFNDNAAHWETDVEAVDRRLAEQTGMTMQELIDRQVGLASEPEAGDGEGDKPVAEAGDADAQRVDLLRNVVALRQRQLDRVHQLLDAGRASPDDVEQARQALIEAQLQLAAADADGQLEAAAGAEPARQVVYITGPVGRPGAYVLPEDGMTLLQLIASADNIQWTGVPAVIEIVRQQPDGSERRLPHIRVKDLVEGEAENPWLQAGDVVVDP